The Coffea arabica cultivar ET-39 chromosome 4e, Coffea Arabica ET-39 HiFi, whole genome shotgun sequence genome includes a window with the following:
- the LOC113740807 gene encoding uncharacterized protein, protein MNFITFDELLPGIKNWAATVQVIDKQKPQISKKGRRYLKLLLADDKANKIDALIYGSDIDFFRNHFQIYRRFVVSNARLQYADDDFTVERKTCTMIIDNSTVVEPLDEQQPPLYQFTPFKKLCHQIDTNSDLDMIGIVIHVNPQSTKGTTPIRDIVIADQRAAENNEAIVKAITEKTYESPLELLPPPNAEDITHIGAIVTAPQKKAFWIRGTAKLLDRSQKLWYHACPFCHKSIRSTPEYKITCLSCQRRIHVIARPRITVDFADWSGNITLDLYGKDAQQLLPYKISEIQQQESENNIPYRAIEECISENTIICFIKKAPYSFKPSATQKYTAIVAHKIRLADRGNKLTGAAGTSNAQKYTEGTNAEDEQEPMEIVNEQDTATPSVTPNNRAQGSTKAKVDDWFLTSLKITESPPKKQRTAKSDDEEQSQ, encoded by the exons ATGAACTTCATAACATTTGATGAGCTGCTCCCTGGAATCAAGAATTGGGCAGCTACAGTTCAAGTCATCGACAAACAAAAGCCTCAGATATCAAAAAAAGGAAGGAGATATCTGAAATTACTTCTGGCCGACGACAAG GCAAACAAAATTGATGCTCTCATCTACGGCTCAGACATCGACTTCTTCAGAAATCACTTTCAGATCTATAGGCGATTtgtagtttcaaatgcaaggcTTCAGTACGCAGATGATGACTTCACTGTTGAGCGAAAAACATGCACTATGATTATTGATAACTCAACTGTTGTGGAACCTCTGGATGAACAGCAACCACCACTCTACCAATTCACTCCATTCAAAAAACTCTGTCATCAGATTGACACTAATTCTGATCTAG ATATGATTGGTATTGTTATCCACGTCAATCCGCAATCAACCAAAGGAACAACTCCAATCAGAGACATTGTAATCGCAGATCAAAG GGCAGCTGAAAATAATGAGGCAATCGTGAAGGCCATTACTGAAAAAACATACGAGAGCCCATTGGAACTTCTTCCACCACCAAATGCAGAAGATATAACCCATATAGGTGCCATTGTGACTGCTCCACAG AAAAAAGCATTCTGGATACGGGGAACAGCCAAACTTCTGGACAGAAGCCAAAAGCTCTGGTACCATGCTTGCCCTTTCTGTCACAAATCCATTCGCAGCACACCTGAGTATAAAATCACCTGTCTCTCCTGCCAACGTCGTATCCATGTTATAGCAAG ACCAAGAATAACTGTTGATTTCGCGGATTGGAGCGGTAACATTACACTTGATCTATATGGAAAAGATGCTCAGCAGCTTTTGCCATATAAAATCTCAGAAATTCAGCAACAGGAATCAGAG AACAACATTCCTTATAGAGCTATCGAAGAATGCATCAGTGAGAACACCATTATCTGCTTCATAAAAAAGGCCCCCTATAGCTTTAAGCCTTCTGCAACTCAAAAATACACAGCTATAGTTGCTCACAAAATCCGCCTAGCTGACAGAGGTAACAAGCTCACAGGAGCAGCAGGAACCAGCAATGCTCAAAAATACACAGAAGGAACAAATGCAGAAGACGAGCAAGAACCAATGGAGATTGTAAATGAACAAGACACTGCAACACCATCAGTCACACCAAATAACAGAGCACAAGGATCCACAAAAGCTAAGGTTGATGACTGGTTCTTGACTTCACTGAAAATAACAGAAAGTCCACCAAAAAAACAGCGAACTGCAAAATCAGATGATGAAGAACAGTCTCAGTAA
- the LOC113740808 gene encoding uncharacterized protein, with product MSFKDNEDIRDLLKNQFKKRTMLTEFFYMNATDDLAKALKCTYKEFPQHFVWDPDKKYWSARKQKDCIGRIVAANPNEGERYFLRLLLINVKGPTSFDDLKMIDNKYANSLQEAAILRGYFESNNAQQQCLEEAALYHMPHTFRRLFATILVHFPPANPRQLWENFEESLSEDFYHQPHVQSDQIRLNVLHEISKFLQSMGKNINSYDLVPRILRLNPADRETRDTMSETQIIISDEDIASISRLNMEQKLAFDIITAHVYNNHKGSFFLDGPGGTGKTFLYKALLADIRSRGFIALATASSEVAASILPGGRTAHSRFKIPINMETSNMCTVSKQSALADLLRQAKLIIWDEAPMMHKIGIERVDKLLRDLMDTDDLFGGKIIVFSGDFRQVLPVITKGSKADFIQASLINSYIWPHLHKLKLKQNMRAVVDPNFTDYLLRIGNGTESFVNNNNIQIPEDLLIPYTTEEQSLNSLIHAVFPDLKSCSKEDYSWTNRAILTTKNDFVDDINSALIEEFSGNASEYISKDKIIDTSQQAILEYFVNSLTPNGFPPHKTLLKPNSPIMLLRNIDPPEGLCNGTRLICRSLRPNIIEAVISCGEFTGKEVFLHRICFKSDSDPDCPIAFERMQFPVRLCFAMTINKAQG from the coding sequence ATGAGCTTCAAGGACAATGAAGACATCAGAGATTTATTGAAAAATCAGTTCAAGAAAAGGACCATGTTAACAGAGTttttctatatgaatgcaacaGATGATTTAGCAAAAGCTTTAAAATGCACATACAAGGAGTTTCCTCAACATTTCGTTTGGGATCCAGATAAGAAGTATTGGTCGGCAAGGAAACAGAAAGACTGTATTGGAAGAATTGTTGCAGCAAATCCAAATGAAGGAGAGCGTTATTTTCTGCGGCTACTCTTAATCAATGTTAAAGGACCAACTTCATTTGATGATCTCAAAATGATAGACAATAAATACGCAAATAGCCTTCAAGAAGCAGCAATACTCAGGGGATATTTTGAATCGAACAATGCACAGCAACAATGCCTCGAAGAAGCAGCACTCTATCATATGCCTCACACTTTCAGAAGACTTTTTGCCACAATATTAGTACATTTTCCGCCAGCAAATCCTAGACAGCTTtgggaaaattttgaagaatcTTTATCCGAAGATTTTTATCATCAGCCTCATGTGCAAAGTGATCAGATACGACTAAATGTGCTTCATGAAATAAGTAAGTTCTTACAATCAATGGGCAAGAATATCAATAGTTACGACTTAGTTCCACGAATTCTGAGGTTGAATCCAGCAGACAGAGAAACAAGAGATACTATGAGTGAAACTCAGATTATTATCTCAGATGAAGATATTGCATCCATTAGTCGGCTAAATATGGAACAGAAACTTGCATTTGATATAATTACAGCTCATGTATACAACAATCACAAAGGATCTTTCTTCTTAGACGGACCAGGAGGGACTGGCAAAACATTTTTATACAAAGCTCTATTAGCTGATATCAGATCCAGAGGTTTCATAGCATTGGCTACAGCATCAAGCGAAGTTGCAGCATCAATACTTCCTGGAGGACGAACAGCGCATTCGCGCTTCAAAATACCAATCAATATGGAAACAAGCAATATGTGTACTGTCAGCAAACAGAGTGCATTAGCAGATTTGCTTCGACAAGCAAAGCTAATAATCTGGGATGAAGCTCCAATGATGCACAAAATAGGAATTGAACGTGTAGACAAACTACTAAGAGACTTAATGGACACAGATGATCTTTTTGGAGGCAAAATCATAGTTTTCAGCGGCGATTTTCGTCAGGTACTTCCAGTCATAACAAAAGGATCAAAAGCTGACTTTATACAAGCAAGTCTTATAAATTCCTATATATGGCCTCATTTACACAAACTCAAACTCAAACAAAATATGAGAGCTGTTGTTGATCCCAATTTTACTGATTATTTGCTTCGTATAGGAAACGGAACTGAATCTTTTGTCAACAACAACAATATTCAAATTCCTGAAGACCTGCTCATACCATACACCACTGAAGAGCAATCACTCAACAGCTTAATTCATGCAGTGTTTCCAGACTTGAAAAGTTGTTCAAAAGAAGATTATTCATGGACGAATCGAGCAATTCTTACAACTAAAAATGACTTTGTCGACGACATCAACAGTGCATTGATAGAAGAATTTTCAGGGAATGcttctgaatacattagcaaaGATAAAATAATAGACACTTCTCAGCAGGCTATCCTAGAATACTTTGTTAACAGCCTTACACCAAATGGTTTCCCTCCACACAAAACACTGCTAAAACCAAACTCTCCGATCATGTTACTTAGAAACATAGATCCTCCAGAAGGCCTTTGCAATGGGACAAGGCTCATATGTAGATCTCTACGACCAAATATAATAGAGGCAGTCATCAGCTGTGGTGAATTCACAGGAAAAGAAGTTTTCCTGCACAGAATATGTTTCAAATCAGATAGTGACCCAGACTGTCCAATAGCTTTTGAAAGAATGCAATTTCCAGTTCGTTTATGCTTCGCCATGACAATAAATAAGGCTCAGGGTTAG